The window GCATCACCATTGAAACGCCAAAACTGATGGCTTCGAAAGCACAACCTATGCTTCTCTTACGAGCTACTCTATTCCATTCTCACCCACGCCCTCGGTCGCTCCGACTTTCTGCTGTCTCATCCATACCGTCACTGCtgccaattttttctttttcttgcaaACCCTAAACGTTTGGGAAGATGGGTTGTAATTATTTTTTCCAAATAAagacatttttggcattttacctATCAAAGGCAGCAGAATGGTGTTAAAAAAATGTCAGACGTTAGAACATAACGTTTGGAGGACTAGAGTGTTACATAGTTTGGAAAGTAACGATGCATTTAAAATTAGTGAAGGTTCAGGGAGGCATTTGTAAATTTGGGCAATTTGAAGaagacatttaaaaaaaaaccctataaaATTAGAGCGGGATGGTTTCAGACGCAGAGAAAATCGAAATGGAAATCAAACATTTAACGAGACAGCTACTGagtttgcttcttcttccttgtatgttctctcttttatttGCTGCAATGGCAAACTCAGCTTTAGAAATTAAAGCTGTTAATCTTGGTGGGTGGCTTGTCACTGAAGGATGGATAAAACCGTCTCTGTTCGATGGAATTCCCAACAAAGATCTCTTGGTATTTGAATTCAtatctcattcttcttcaatgaaTAGATAAATTTTCCTcaattggattttttattgtGTAAGTAATCGTTATTGTTTTCTATCGTTTTAGGACGGAACCCAACTCCAGCTCAAGTCTGTTAAGTTGGGGAAATATCTCTGCGCAGAGAGTGGCGGAGGAACCATCATCGTTGCGAACCGAACTAGTGCTTCGGGCTGGGAAACCTTCAAAGTAAAATTTTTCATGGAATTGAATTGAATCCTCTCATAGAAAATAGGAAATGGTTGTTAATTACTGACTCTGGATATCTTTCCTTTCCTGTGGATTTGGTAGTTGTGGAGGATCAATGAGACAACATTTCAGTTCAGGGTATTCAACAAACAGTTCGTGGGCCTAGATGGTCAAGGAAATAGTACTAACGTAGTAGCCGTTTCAAACTTCTCTGGTACATCAGAAACCTTTGAGATTGTGAGGAATACTAACGATTCTACTCGAGTTCGAATCAGAGCTTCAAACGGGTTCTACTTACAGGTAAATGCAGAACCCAAAAACTGCGACCAAATGACAATTAATTAAGCTTCCTGAATTAATGCTGCTGCCTCTTTAACAATTTCGTTCTCAAAATGGGTTTTGAGGTAATAAGAAAAAATTATAACAAACAGGCGAAAACGGAGAATTTGGTCACAGCAGATTCGGCAGGGAATGGAGAATGGAGAGACGATGATCCATCGGTTTTCGAGTCAAATATTGTTGGGACCATGCAGGGTGAGTTTCAAGTCACAAACGGTTATGGCCCCGACAAAGCCCCACAAGTTATGCAGGTAAACTTCGTTCACATCTCTATCTCTTGATTgatttatttctctctctctctctctctctctctctctctcttcaaattcaaatattttttaaattttttttttttcttttcttttcttgaaacaTAACCTAAAATTCTGTTTgaatacaaagaaaatgaagaatagaaaagtgaaatcaaataaatattaatgaaGAAATATTTTGTGAGAGTTACCTCAAATGATGTCaaattaaatccaaaaaaaatctagTTCTAATTAGTCCATCTTATTTtattggggaaagttttcatacatggccgtgtaagcatgcacggttACGGTTGTGTctcctctcacaaagagttgaaaaagtcataaatcccaacccattaattaatgccttgaaactcccactcTCTCACATACACCGCTTACACAatcatgtatgaaaactttccccttattttattttacaatcAAATTCCTTTGATTTGAAAACTATATTTATGACATTTATTAAAAGTATTAGATTGattaacttttatttttttttgaaaaagaaaatggtttttatttccctttagCTTCAAGCAAACAGAGCCTAAGCCTTTGCCTTTTCTGTCAGGTCAACAAATAATTAGATCATTTTGACAATAGATTGATGGGAAGATAAATGGAAAGTTCTTGAATACATCAATTGTCAAATGAagtagaaattttattttttttttatcttagtTGTTTTctgaaaaaagaattttttaagGGGAGGGATCTACACTCTGCCTACGTATATTGGTTGACATCTCTCATGCAAAGGCAATGGATGCCGAGGAGGAAATGTATGACAATTCATATACTGAGATACTCATATAgtcagagaggagagagagagtgtgagggAACGTATGTTAATGATAGTgtgtatatctctctctccaccccTTGTGTGATAATCTTAGATTTGACCTCATGATTGGATTCCTGTGTCATCGTAAACTCTCTCCCTATTGTATTGGGTTGAAAACCCCAACGAGGTTCAATCAGATGGAACCAATGGTAATGGTGAAAAGATTCCTCCTTCACCCACTAGTCCTACAAATTAATCTGGTATTAATTTCGCATCACCAAATGAAACTTTTATGCATCTCAGGAGCATTGGAGCACATTCATAGTCGAGGATGATTTCAAGTTCATATCAAAAAATGGATTAAATGCTGTAAGAATTCCAGTAGGTTGGTGGATAGCAAGCGATCCAAAGCCACCTAAACCCTATGTGGGGGGTTCTTTGAATGCCTTGGACAATGCCTTCTTATGGGCACAGTAAGTGTCCAACGAATCAACCTTTCTTGAATTCTTAATCACCAAAAATCAAACTTTGTTGATTCATATTATTGTCAATTTGCAGGAACTACAGTGTGAAGGTTATAATTGATCTACACGCAGCACCAGGCTCCCAAAATGGTTACGAACACAGTTCGTCGAGAGATGGATCTCAAGAATGGGGAAATACAGATGAAAACATACAACAAACAGTCTCAGTTATAGACTTCCTCACTGCTAGGTATTTATTAAGATGTTGGAAGTTATAGAGTTATAATCTCACATTGGTTTGTTCAGGTCCTTCGTTCCTTCATATACTTGAAGAGCTACCTCCATTTACCATGTGTAGGTACGCGAAGAACCCAAGCCTCCTTGCAGTAGAGCTTATTAACGAGCCTCTAGCACCAGGTGCAACTCTAGAGAGCCTGAACAAGTACTACAAAGCAGGTTACAATGCCGTAAGGAATCACTCGTCGGAGGCGTATGTAGTGTTGTCCAACCGCATTGGATCTTCTGATGCAAAGGAGTTCTTTCCTCTAGCCAGTGGGCTTAATGGTTCTGTCATTGATGTCCATTATTATAACCTCTACTCTGATATGTTCAGTAACATGACTGTGCAACAGAATATAGACTTCATCCATACCAACAGATCAGCCCAACTGAACAACATCACCACCTCAAACGGACCCCTCACATTTGTTGGtaaagactctctctctctctctctctctctctctctctcaatattaTTAGGTAAAAGAGATTCTTTGTTGGTTtctaaaaatattgaaaataagAGGGTGAATGTGTTAGTATTGAAGGATGAAATATATACATAAACAGGTGAATGGGTAGCAGAGATGGAATTGCAAGGAGCATCAAAAGAGGACTATCAGAAGTTTGCAAAAGCCCAATTAGACGTATATGGGAATGCTACGTTTGGATGGGCCTATTGGGCATTAAAGAACGTTAACAACCATTGGAGTTTGGAGTGGATGATC is drawn from Telopea speciosissima isolate NSW1024214 ecotype Mountain lineage chromosome 1, Tspe_v1, whole genome shotgun sequence and contains these coding sequences:
- the LOC122643990 gene encoding probable glucan 1,3-beta-glucosidase A translates to MFSLLFAAMANSALEIKAVNLGGWLVTEGWIKPSLFDGIPNKDLLDGTQLQLKSVKLGKYLCAESGGGTIIVANRTSASGWETFKLWRINETTFQFRVFNKQFVGLDGQGNSTNVVAVSNFSGTSETFEIVRNTNDSTRVRIRASNGFYLQAKTENLVTADSAGNGEWRDDDPSVFESNIVGTMQGEFQVTNGYGPDKAPQVMQEHWSTFIVEDDFKFISKNGLNAVRIPVGWWIASDPKPPKPYVGGSLNALDNAFLWAQNYSVKVIIDLHAAPGSQNGYEHSSSRDGSQEWGNTDENIQQTVSVIDFLTARYAKNPSLLAVELINEPLAPGATLESLNKYYKAGYNAVRNHSSEAYVVLSNRIGSSDAKEFFPLASGLNGSVIDVHYYNLYSDMFSNMTVQQNIDFIHTNRSAQLNNITTSNGPLTFVGEWVAEMELQGASKEDYQKFAKAQLDVYGNATFGWAYWALKNVNNHWSLEWMIQNGYIKL